One genomic segment of Panicum virgatum strain AP13 chromosome 2N, P.virgatum_v5, whole genome shotgun sequence includes these proteins:
- the LOC120659136 gene encoding uncharacterized protein LOC120659136, whose amino-acid sequence MSSPAHSSSSSSVSSEPLPDAPQPAPAAVVQQVNIRLHVPVLLDLSSANYGQWCVLFESVLGKFGLDDFVRSAPPIAQRTAEWQQIDHTVVNWIYTTINKTVFDIIYRPRVSAFTLWGDVEGLFLDNELHRAVYLEAELRSIVQGDATIDKYCSTLKRLAHKLRDIGQPVSEPSQVLNLLRGLNPKYRHVKPVITSKRPPHTFQSARSFLALEELQMQHDDKMEAGQALLASHDRQTLTVPPAPSSGSASGSRSRPKSKGKSKQKSSGGGSSGTS is encoded by the coding sequence ATGTCGTCGCCGGCacactcctcctccagctcctccgtCTCCTCTGAGCCCCTTCCCGACGCTCCTCagcctgctccggccgccgtcgTGCAGCAGGTGAACATCCGCTTGCATGTTcccgtcctcctcgacctctcCTCTGCGAACTATGGGCAGTGGTGCGTTCTCTTCGAGTCCGTCCTCGGCAAGTTCGGGCTCGATGACTTCGTCCGTTCCGCGCCGCCCATCGCCCAACGCACCGCCGAGTGGCAACAGATCGACCACACCGTCGTCAACTGGATCTACACCACCATCAACAAGACTGTCTTCGACATCATCTACAGGCCGCGCGTCTCCGCGTTCACCCTCTGGGGCGACGTCGAGGGTCTCTTCCTCGACAACGAGCTGCACCGTGCCGTCTACCTCGAGGCCGAACTGCGCTCCATCGTGCAAGGCGACGCCACCATTGACAAGTACTGCTCCACCCTCAAGCGCCTCGCCCACAAGCTCCGTGACATTGGGCAGCCCGTCTCGGAGCCGAGCCAAGTGCTCAACCTTCTCCGCGGGTTGAATCCCAAGTATCGCCACGTCAAGCCGGTGATCACCTCCAAGCGCCCGCCTCACACCTTCCAGAGCGCACGCTCCTTCTTGGCCCTCGAGGAACTCCAGATGCAGCACGATGACAAGATGGAGGCCGGTCAGGCGTTGCTCGCCTCCCACGACCGCCAGACTCTGACCGTGCCTCCTGCGCCATCCAGTGGCTCCGCTTCGGGCTCCCGCTCGAGACCGAAGTCCAAGGGCAAGTCCAAGCAGAagtcctccggcggcggctcctccggCACGtcctag
- the LOC120663062 gene encoding protein app1-like, producing the protein MASTSSLPAMALVVALMLVQGSGTCHAARRLADATMPAAAPAAAIPAVPKPTVPAVPTVPQIPAVSSVTVPPMPAVPTVPAVTVPTVPAVPAMPGAALPPVPTVVMPAVPKVTLPLMPAVPGIPKVTLPSMPSMFILGVPTIPFLAPPPKA; encoded by the coding sequence ATGGCTTCCACCTCGAGCCTCCCTGCAATGGCCCTTGTCGTGGCACTCATGCTAGTCCAAGGCAGCGGCACATGCCACGCGGCTCGCCGGCTTGCCGACGCCACGATGCCCGCCGCAGCACCGGCAGCTGCCATCCCGGCCGTGCCGAAGCCGACGGTGCCAGCAGTTCCCACCGTGCCACAGATCCCTGCCGTATCCTCGGTCACCGTGCCACCGATGCCAGCGGTGCCGACCGTGCCGGCGGTGACCGTGCCAACGGTGCCCGCAGTGCCAGCCATGCCGGGCGCCGCGCTTCCACCGGTTCCCACCGTCGTCATGCCTGCCGTGCCCAAGGTGACGTTGCCGTTGATGCCGGCGGTCCCTGGCATCCCGAAGGTGACGCTGCCGTCGATGCCGTCCATGTTCATCCTCGGCGTGCCAACAATCCCCTTCCTCGCACCACCACCCAAGGCCTAA
- the LOC120659135 gene encoding uncharacterized mitochondrial protein AtMg00810-like, with protein MDVIELAGMLNCKASPTPADTKPKASSDDGEPFSDPSWYRSMAGALQYLTITRPDIAYAMQQVCLHMHAPRTSHANLLKRVLRYVKGTATLGLHLNGCAHPFLTAYTDADWAGCPDTRRSTSGFCVFLGEALVSWSSKRQTAVSRSSAKCTWLRHLLSELHCGISKATVAYCDNISSVYMSRNPVHHRRTKHIELDIHFVREKVTLGELRVLQIPSGRQFADIFTKGLPTALFEDFRSPFSPCHDLHKIGTELQTRDELEVRPLKTSLHQHHANI; from the exons ATGGACGTTATTGAGCTTGCCGGCATGCTCAACTGCAAAGCATCGCCAACCCCTGCTGACACCAAGCCCAAGGCCTCCAGCGATGATGGCGAGCCCTTTTCAGATCCCTCATGGTATAGGAGCATGGCGGGCGCCCTCCAGTATCTGACGATTACAAGACCGGACATCGCGTACGCCATGCAGCAAGTCTGCTTGCACATGCACGCTCCCCGGACCAGCCACGCCAATCTCCTCAAGCGGGTTCTGCGTTATGTCAAGGGCACAGCTACACTCGGCCTTCACCTGAACGGTTGCGCACACCCGTTCCTCACTGCCTACACCGATGCGGACTGGGCAGggtgcccggacactcgtcggtCGACGTCGGGGTTCTGCGTGTTCTTGGGCGAggctttggtgtcttggtccagCAAGCGTCAGACCGCCGTGTCCCGCTCAAGCGCTAAATGTACTTGGCTCAGGCATCTTCTTAGTGAGCTCCACTGCGGCATCTCCAAGGCAACGGTGGCCTACTGCGACAACATCTCCAGCGTGTACATGTCTCGCAACCCTGTCCATCACAGGCGCACGAAGCACATTGAGCTGGATATTCACTTTGTGCGGGAGAAGGTCACACTCGGAGAGCTTCGTGTTCTGCAGATTCCCAGTGGCCGGCAGTTCGCGGACATCTTCACGAAAGGATTACCGACGGCTCTCTTCGAAGACTTCCGTTCCC CATTCTCCCCTTGCCATGATCTGCACAAGATTGGAACGGAGCTGCAGACTAGAGATGAACTGGAGGTCAGGCCTCTGAAGACCTCTCTGCACCAGCACCACGCCAACATCTGA